In Ruegeria sp. YS9, the genomic window TCGACCCTGACACCACAGGCGCAGACCGTGTTGCAAGGGCAAGCGGACTGGCTTCTGGCCAATCCGGATTTCGTTGCCACGATCGAAGGTCACGCGGACGAGCAGGGCACCCGCGAATACAACCTTGCGCTGGGTGCGCGTCGCGCAAATGCCGCTCGGGAGTATCTGATTTCGCGCGGTGTTGCAGGCAACCGTCTCAAAACCGTCAGCTACGGCAAGGAGCGCCCGATTGAGATTTGCAGCACCGAGGAGTGCTATTCCAAAAACCGCCGCGCAGTGACGGTGCTGACCGGATCAACGCTGGGGTAAGACGATGCGTATGGCAGGATGGGTATTGGCGGCAGTCATGGCGACGGCCGGTGTTGCACAGGCACAGGATCAACAGACCCTGGCCGACATACGTCAGGAACTGACGGTGCTGCATGTGGAAATTCAGCGTCTGAAGCGCGAGTTTTCCACCACAGGATCGCCCGCGCCAAACCTGTCCGGCAGTTCGATTCTCGAACGGGTTGACGCCATTGAAGCGGAACTGCAACGCCTGACCCGTCAGACCGAGCAGCTGAACCAGCGTGTGCAGAACATTGTCTCGGACGGGACCAATCGCATCGGAGATCTGGAGTTCCGCCTGTGCGAGCTGGAGGCAAATTGCGAGATTTCAGGCGAACCGACCAGCACACTGGGCGGAGAGGACGCAGATGTAGGTACGGCCGTCATCACGCCTGCCACACCATCCCAAACCGATCAGAGTGAACTGGCCGTGGGCGAGCGGGCGGATTTCGACGCGGCATCGCAAGCACTGGCCGATGGCGATTACCAGACTGCGGCTGATTTGTTTGCGCAGTTTGACGCGAACTATCCCGGCAGTCCTCTGGCGCCCGAAGCGAATCTGAAACGGGGTCATGCGCTTGAAGGTCTTGGCGACACCCGCGAAGCGGCACGGGCATTCTTGGCAAGCTTCACCGGAGATTCCGAAGGAGCATTTGCCCCCGAGGCCCTGTTCGAGTTAGGCGCGGCGCTGGGGCGTCTGGGGCAGACCGATCAGGCCTGCATCACGCTCAATGAAGTTGGCGTGCGCTTTCCATCCGCACCGGCGTTTGCGGCTGCGACGCAAGAGATGTCTGCGCTGGGGTGTTCTTGAAACGACACGGCGAAAACCTGCTTGCAGAGCTTCGCGCCCGGCTTCCCGAAAGGCTTCCGCGTAAACTGGGCGTGGCGGTCTCGGGCGGTGGGGATTCCGTTGCGTTGATGCATTTCTTGCATCAAGTCGCCCAAAACGAAGAGATCACCCTTTTTGTGGCCACGGTCGATCACGGTTTGCGCCCCGGCGCAGCGCAGGAGGCCGTGACAGTGTCCCGCCAGGCCGCTGCATTGGGGTTGCCGCATGACATTTTGCATTGGGCGGGTTGGGACGGAGCCGGCAATGTTCAGGATGAGGCCCGCAAGGCGCGTTACAGCCTGCTTGCCGGTTGGGCACAACAGCGCGGAATCGAGGCCATCGCGTTGGGGCATACAGCGGATGATCAGGCGGAAACGTTGTTGATGCGACTGGGTCGTTCATCAGGTGTCACGGGACTGTCCGGTATGTCGGCAAGTCGGCAACGGGAAGGTGTGACATTGCTGCGACCTATGCTGGGGATCACCCGAAAGGACCTGCGAACCTACCTGTCCGGTATCGGCGCAACATGGGTCGAAGATCCGTCGAATCAGGACCCTCGTTTCGACCGGATCAAGGCACGAGAGGCCGTGTCCGGCCTCAAACCTCTGGGAATTGACGCGCTTTCACTGTCGCGAGTGGCCGACAATCTGGCGCAGGCCCATGCAGCCCTGGGTGTGTTTGCGCAGGAATCCGCAAGGAAGGTCGCCCAGGTCGAACAAGGCGACGTAAGGGTGGACAGGGCCGGTTTTACCGCATTACCCAAGGAAATCCGGCGCCGCGTATTGGTAGGATGCATTGCCTGGATCGCAGGGCAGGGATATCCCCCGCGTCAGGCGGCGGTCGAGCAGGCCATGAAGGCCATAACCGACGGGCGGGCGGGTTCGCTCAGCGGCTGCCTGTTGGTGCCAGAAGGGATGAGTGTTTGGATTTGCAGGGAATTCAAGGCCGTGGAGGCTCGGGTTTCGGCACCTGACGAAGCTTGGGATGGCAAATGGGTCTTGGCCGGGCCCGAGATTTCCGGTGCCAAGATCCGCGCTTTGGGTGAAGAGGGGCTGCGACAGGTGCCCGAATGGCGCGAAACAGGCCGCCCCAGGCTGGCCTTGAGCGCGACGCCCGCGGTCTGGAAGGGGGGCGCGGTGCTGGCCGCTCCGCTTGCGGGATTCGCGAACGGATGGCGCGCGGACATGACGCCGGAATGGCCCGAGTTCCACGCATCTTTTTTATCGCATTGAACATACCACAATCCTCTCTATTTTAAGAGGTAACTTGGCAGTTCCTCACCTGCCGGAACTTTTGGGAGAATTTCCTTGGGCAACGCTCGCAATATCGCGTTTTGGGTCGTTCTGTTTCTGCTGATCCTTGCACTGTTCAATCTGTTCAGTGGACCAGGCGGAACGCTTCAGAGCAATGAAAGAACTTACTCCGACTTTGTCGGCGCCGTGCAAAGCGGTGAAGTCAAGAACGTCACACTGGATGGCGAACAGATCCGCTATACCACCGAAAGCGGTGCGACTTACGTCACGATCAAACCCGGCGACGCCGAGGTCACCAAGCTTTTGATCGATGAGAACATCCCGGTTCAAGCGGTCAAGCAACAGCAGTCGGGCTTCCAGTCTTTCCTGATCACGCTCTTGCCCTTCCTGCTGCTGATCGGTGTCTGGGTTTACTTCATGAACCGGATGCAGGGCGGCGGCAAAGGCGGTGCGATGGGCTTTGGCAAGTCGAAGGCCAAGATGCTGACCGAAAAGCATGGCCGCGTCACATTTGACGACGTCGCAGGCATCGACGAAGCCAAGGAAGAGCTGGAAGAGATCGTCGAGTTTCTGCGCAATCCGCAGAAGTTCAGCCGCCTTGGCGGCAAGATCCCGAAAGGCGCGCTGCTGGTCGGCCCTCCGGGTACCGGTAAAACATTGCTGGCCCGAGCCATCGCGGGTGAGGCGGGTGTGCCGTTCTTCACCATTTCGGGGTCCGACTTTGTCGAGATGTTCGTCGGCGTCGGTGCATCCCGTGTCCGGGACATGTTTGAACAGGCCAAGAAGAATGCGCCCTGTATCGTTTTCATCGACGAGATCGACGCCGTGGGCCGCCATCGTGGCGCCGGTTACGGCGGTGGTAACGACGAACGCGAACAGACCCTCAACCAGCTTCTGGTCGAGATGGACGGCTTTGAGGCCAACGAAGGCGTCATCATCCTGGCCGCGACCAACCGCAAGGACGTGCTGGACCCGGCGCTGCTGCGCCCCGGCCGGTTCGACCGCCAGGTGACCGTCGGCAACCCCGACATCAAAGGCCGCGAGAAGATTTTGGGCGTACACGCGCGCAAGACACCTTTGGGGCCCGATGTCGATCTGCGCATCATTGCGCGCGGTACGCCGGGCTTCTCGGGGGCTGATCTGGCAAACCTCGTGAACGAGGCCGCGTTGATGGCCGCCCGCGTGGGTCGCCGCTTTGTCACCATGGAAGATTTCGAGAACGCCAAGGACAAGGTGATGATGGGCGCCGAGCGCCGCTCGATGGTGCTGACACAGGACCAGAAGGAAAAGACCGCCTATCACGAGGCGGGGCATGCCGTTGTCGGTCTGACCCTGCCACTGTGCGATCCTGTCTACAAAGCCACGATCATTCCGCGCGGTGGTGCGCTGGGTATGGTTGTTTCGCTGCCTGAAATGGATCGCCTGAACTACCACCGTGATGAGTGTGAGCAAAAGCTGGCCATGACCATGGCCGGCAAGGCCGCCGAGGTTATCAAATACGGTGAAGACCACGTTTCGAACGGCCCGGCCGGGGACATCATGCAGGCCAGCCAACTGGCGCGTGCCATGGTGATGCGCTGGGGCATGTCGGACAAGGTCGGCAACATCGATTATGCCGAGGCTCATGAAGGCTATCAGGGCAACACCGCAGGGTTCTCGGTTTCCGCCCATACGAAAGAGCTGATCGAAGAAGAGGTGAAGCGATTGATCCAGCAGGGTTATGAGCGCGCGCACCAGATTCTGACCGAACGGCACGAAGAATGGGAACGCCTGGCGCAGGGTCTGCTTGAATACGAAACCCTGACTGGGGATGAGATCAAGCGCGTTATGAATGGTGAATCACCCAGCGAGGATGACGAAGGCGACAAGCCGGATGAAGGCAGCGCGCCCAGTGTCACGGCCATTCCCAAGACAAAGGCCAAGAAATCTCCGCCCGATGGCGGAATGGAGCCTGAACCCTCCGCATAGTCAAAAAAAGACCCGGCGCATAGTCCGGGTCTTTTTTCTTTTCATCGGTGTTTTGCCGGGCAATATTCGCGCAAGAAAAAGATCGAAAAGGGAAGGCTATGCCATTTTTGCGCGAAACCGAGTTTGCCGCCGAAACCGTCTGGCTTGGCCTTGTTCCTGCGGGGACCTCCTTGCGGGCCAAGGCTGTTGACACGCTGGATCTGGGCTTTGACGGCGTGAAGGGTGAGCGCCACGAGGGGCTAAATCGGGCGTCCTGTGTCAGGGTCTCAAATCTTTATCCAAAAGGCACTGAAATTAGCAATGTGCGTCAGCTTTCAGTTTTGTCCGAGGAGGAGTTGCAGCAGATTGCCCGGGACATGGGGTTGGACCAGCTTGACCCGTCCTATCTTGGGGCTTCCATCGTGCTGCGCGGGATCCCGGATTTCTCACATATCCCCCCGTCTTCACGTCTTCAGGCAAAAAGTGGGATGACGATAACAGTGGACATGGAAAATGCCCCTTGCGTTCTGCCGGGGCGCGAGATCGAAGCGGATCAACCGGGGCATGGTGCGGCTTTCAAACCTGCGGCGGCCGGACGTCGGGGCATCACTGGATGGGTAGAGCGACCTGGACGCATTCAACTTGGGGATCGGCTAAAGCTGTTTGTTCCGGATCAACCTGCCTGGGCTTGTGAAAACGGGCTTGTTTCCGATTAGAAACCCCGGAAACGAACTTACGACGCTTCGCGACGCCAGAATGTCGGAATCCATGGCTATCGGGATTGTACACAAGGGTATGGAATGCACAGCGCCGACGCCCCGCGTCGGTTTTGCACGGTATTCAATCAAGGACCCCGGCCAATGAGCTACAAATCCGATATCGAAATCGCCCGCGAAGCGAACAAAAAGCCGATTCAGGAAATCGGTGCCAAGATCGGCATCGACTCTGCGGATCTGCTGCCTTATGGCCATGACAAGGCGAAGGTCAGCCAGAACTTCATCAACTCGGTGCAGGACCGCGAAGACGGCAAGCTGATCCTGGTGACTGCAATCAACCCGACCCCGGCAGGTGAGGGCAAGACCACGACCACAGTGGGTCTGGGTGACGGCCTGAACCGCATCGGCAAGAACGCGATGATCTGTATCCGCGAAGCCTCGCTTGGCCCGAACTTCGGCATGAAGGGCGGCGCCGCGGGTGGCGGTTACGCGCAGGTTGTTCCGATGGAAGAGATGAACCTGCACTTCACCGGTGACTTCCACGCCATCACCTCGGCGCACTCGCTGCTGTCGGCGATGATCGACAACCACATCTATTGGGGTAACGAGCAGGAGATCGACACCCGCCGCGTCGCATGGCGTCGTGTGGTCGACATGAATGACCGAGCCCTGCGTCAGATCACCGCCAGCCTGGGTGGTGTGTCGAACGGCTTTCCGCGTGAGGCAGGTTTTGACATCACCGTGGCGTCCGAGGTCATGGCGATCCTCTGTCTGGCGAACGACCTAAAAGACCTGGAAAAGCGTCTGGGTGACATCATCGTCGCTTACCGCCGCGACAAGACCCCGGTCTATTGCCGTGACATCAAGGCCGAAGGCGCAATGACCGTTCTGCTGAAGGACGCAATGCAGCCGAACCTGGTGCAGACGCTGGAAAACAACCCGGCCTTCGTCCATGGCGGCCCGTTCGCGAACATCGCGCATGGCTGTAACTCGGTCATCGCGACCAAGACCGCTCTGAAAGTCGCCGACTATGTCGTGACCGAAGCTGGTTTCGGTGCGGATCTGGGGGCCGAGAAGTTCATGAACATCAAATGCCGCAAGGCGGGCATCGCTCCGTCGGCAGTTGTTCTTGTAGCCACCGTGCGCGCGATGAAGATGAACGGTGGCGTGGCCAAGGCTGATCTGGGTGCCGAAAACGTTGAAGCCGTCAAATCAGGCTGTGCCAACCTGGGCCGTCACATCGAGAACGTGAAATCCTTCGGTGTACCGGTTGTCGTCGCCATCAACCACTTCGTCACCGATACCGATGCCGAAGTTCAGGCGGTGAAAGACTATTGCAGCGAGCACGGCGTCGAGGCGGTTTTGTCGCGTCACTGGGAGCTGGGTTCCGAAGGGTCTGCCCCGTTGGCCGAGAAAGTCGTCGAAATCGTCGAAGGTGGCACCGCGAACTTCGCACCGATCTACCCCGACGAAATGCCTCTGTTCGAGAAAATCGAAACCATCGCCAAGCGTATTTACCGCGCTGACGAAGTTCTGGCCGACAACAAGATCCGCAACCAGCTGCGTGAATGGGAAGAAGCCGGATACGGCAACCTGCCGGTCTGCATGGCCAAGACGCAGTATTCCTTCTCGACCGACCCATCGCTGCGCGGTGCGCCCACCGGCCATTCGGTTCCGGTGCGTGAAGTTCGCCTGTCCGCAGGCGCCGGTTTCATCGTGGTCGTCTGCGGCGAGATCATGACCATGCCCGGTCTGCCTCGCAAACCGGCTGCTGAAACCATCTGCCTCAATGACGCAGGTGAGATCGAGGGCTTGTTCTAAGCTGCTGAATAAGACATCTCGTGGTCCGGGGATTCATTCCCGGGCCATGAGGAGATGACGATGCCCACTCTGACACCGCCCCAGAACTGTAACACGATGCAGGACCTGCGGGCCGAGATCGACAAGCTGGATCGCCAACTGATCGAAATGTTGGTGACACGCGCGAGTTACATTGACCGCGCGTCGCAGCTGAAGCCGGGCGAGGGCCTTCCGGCCCGTATCCCGGAACGCGTGGAAGAGGTGGTGCAACGCGTGCGTGCAAGCTCGGATGCGCTGGGGATGGACCCGGATCTGGCCGAGAAGCTATGGCGCATATTGATTGACTGGTCGATTGCACGCGAAGAGCGCGTGATTGGCACCGACTGACTGACCGGGCGCTTTGTGCGCCCGATCCGTTTTTTGAAAGAAGGGATCGAAACATGGTAGCTCAGGTTATCGACGGTAAGGCCTTTGCCGCAAAAGTGCGCGCGCAAGTGGCCGATCAGGTTGCAAAGCTGAAAGAGGAAAACGGCATCACTCCCGGCTTGGCCGTGGTTCTTGTGGGCGAAGACCCAGCCAGCCAGGTCTATGTCCGCTCGAAGGGCAAAATGACTGTTGAAGTCGGCATGAATTCGTACGAGCACAAACTGGATGCCGATACCTCGGAAGAAGATCTTCTGGCGCTGATCGACAAGCTGAACAACGACCCGGCCGTGCATGGCATTCTGGTCCAGTTGCCGCTGCCCAAGCACCTGAATGAAGACCTGGTGATCAATTCCATCGATCCGGCCAAAGACGTCGACGGGTTCCATATCTCGAACGTGGGCCTGCTGGGCACCGGTCAGAAATCGATGGTGCCCTGCACCCCGCTGGGTTGCCTGATGATGCTGCGTGACCACCACGGTTCGCTTTCCGGCATGGACGCGGTTGTGATCGGCCGCTCGAACATTGTGGGCAAACCGATGGCGCAGCTGCTGCTGGGCGATAGCTGCACCGTGACCATCGCGCATTCGCGCACCAAGGATCTGCCGGATGTCGTGCGCCGGGCCGATATCGTCGTGGCCGCGGTGGGTCGTCCTGAAATGGTACCGGGTGACTGGATCAAGGAAGGCGCGACCGTGATCGACGTAGGCATCAACCGCATCGAACGCGACGGAAAGAACAAGCTTGTCGGTGACGTGGACTATGCCAGCGCGTCCCAGCGTGCTGGCGCCATCACTCCGGTTCCGGGCGGTGTAGGTCCGATGACCATTGCCTGCCTGTTGGCCAACACTTTGACTGCGTGCTGCCGCGCCAACGCTCTGCCCGAACCAGAAGGTTTGACGGCGTAAGGTAATCTGGTCGGGTCGATCATGTCGGCCCGGCACACTGCTCGGTTGTGCATGACCTCGTGGGACAATCATTGCACGCTGTGGTCATTTTGCCCTGAATGGGTTTGACAGCTTTGAAAATCGTGATATCCCCGTATTCCCAGTTGGTTACAGGTAAGGTGCCTAAGTGCTTGTCGTGCTAAGGTTGAATTCTGATAAATCGTGCACAAAAGCGGTATGACATCCAAGATCAAAGTTGTCCGGAATGCTTGTACCCCACAGCGAGTGACGGCGGGCGTTGTCTTTCTTCCATTGCTTGCCTACGCGTTTCCACCGTTTCTGGTTGCTGATCTGACCTTTGGATTGCGTCTTCTTTTCTGGACCGGGGTGATGGTTCTTGCCCTGACGGTCACCGGGCTGGCGCGCAAGCTGATGCAGAAAAACCCTGTTCTTTTGAATGTTCCTGCCCGTGATCTGGCATTTGCGGCACTGATCCTGGTTCTGTTCACGCCGTCCCTTTGGATGTTGGCATGGGTCCTGTTCACGTGTGGAGGTCACATGGCACCAGGCGCCCAGACCGTAGCGGTGTATGGGGTCTTGTTTGCAACGGGTCTGGTTCTTGTGCAGCGCAATGATCTGAATCCATTGATGGCCTCAACGCCTGAAATCGAGAAGCCGCGCCTGATCAGGCGTCTGCCGCCTGATTTCGACGGCCAAATCCATCGTCTGACGGTCAGGGATCACAATGTGGATGTTGTGACCTCGGAAGGCACGTTCACGATCCGCTCACGCTTTACGGACGCAATTGCCGAGATGGAGCCGGTTCCCGGGCACTGTTCGCACCGTTCACATTGGGTGGTGGACGCGTCCATCGTTAGGGTTGAAAAAACGGCGGGCAAAACCTTTTTGCGCCTGGCGAACGGCGATCTGGTTCCAGTGAGCCGCAAGTACAAACCGAAGTTGGAAGAAGACGGGTTGATCTGAATTTAACGTGGCATTGGAATCATCCGCGGATGCGGGCCGGTCAGAATGGCCATGGCGTCCGCGCCCAAAAGATCGGAAAGTGCCCGATCCGAACTGCGCAATCCCCCGGTATAAGCTCCGTAGGCAGGCAGGATCAGCCGATTTCTGTCCAGCAGAAAGGCGGGCCGGGAAATGTGCCGGCCTTTTGTCCGAATCTGTGCTTTCGGATGAAAATGGCCTGAAACCTCGCCTTGTGGCCGATCCTGGGCGATATGACGAAAGATAAGCGGGCCACACTGCGATTCGACCAAATGAGAGCCCCCCATCTCGATCGGGCCTGGATCGTGATTTCCTTCGATCCAGATCCACTGACGCCCGGCCTGCAAAGTTGCAATCCTCAACCCTTCTGCGTCGGGCAAGGCCCGGGCCGCTTCGAGATCGTCAAAGCTGTCGCCAAGGCAGATGACGGTTTCGGCGCTGGTGTATTCCAGATCGCGCGCCAGACGGTCTAGCGTCTCGCGACTGTCATAGGGGGGCAGCGTAGCCCCGCCCCGACGGGCCATGCGCTCGGATTTCCCCAGATGCAGATCCGAGACACAGAGCAGTCGCCGCGCCGGCCACCATAATGCGCCAGACGGCAGCGCATCGAGTTGCTGGCCTGCAAAGGAAAATTTGAACACGTTCATGATACGTTCTTGGCCCGATTCCACATCTTGCGCAAGGGGGATCAAAGCTGGTCCAACCCGGCGGCTTCCATCAGGCGCGCGCTTTCTTCGGCAAGCAGCCTTTCTTCGGCTGCCCCTTTGACAGGCACTTTTCCAACCTCAAGAAAAAGCGGCGCGGCCAGTGGGGAAACGCGATCCAGACGCAGCAGGTCTATGCGGTCGCCGATGCGCGCCAGCATCGCCTCGATACGACCGAAGTCAACCAACCCGCGCATGGCCTCTTCGCGGGTGATCTGCATCAACAGATGATCGGGATCATATTTCAGCAGTGTGTCATAGAGAATGTCTGACGAAAACGTGGCTTGCCGTCCGGTTTTACGCTGTCCGGCCATGTTGCGTTCGATCAGACCAGCAATCGTGGCCGACGCGCGAAAGGTACGCTTCATGACTGCGTTGCCCGCCAGCCATGTGTCCAGCCCGTCACGCAGCGCTTCGGGTTGAAACAAAGGGCGCGGGTCAGTGACCGCATCCAAACCCCAAATCAGCGTGGCATAGTCTGTGGCGACAAACCCCAGCGGGGCCAAACCGGTTTCCTCCATCCGTTTGGTCAGCAGCAGGCCCAGTGTCTGTTGCGCATTGCGACCAGCGAATCCGTAAACGCACAGATGCTCTCGCCCGTCACTTGGAAAGCTTTCGATCAACAGACGATCGCGTTGAGGCAGGCGGGACACTTGGCGCTGCAAGACCAGCCAATCCGCCGTATGAGAAGGCAGGTGCGGCCAGTCAGTTTGGGCGAACATGCGCAGAATGCGGTCGCTGAGTTGCGTGGAAGTCGCAAATTTCGTGCCCGAGAAGGTCGCGATCTTTGGTTTGCGATCTGCGCGACGGCTGACCTCGACCACCATTTCGCGCAGGCCCTCATAGCGCACGATCTGCCCGCCGATCAGGAAGGTATCGCCGGGGGTCAGCGAAGCAGCAAAGGCTTCTTCGACTTCGCCCAACGGTTTTCCACCACGGCTGCGCTTCAGGCGTACCTTCAGGGTGTCGGTATCCTGAATCGTGCCCAAGTTCATGCGAATGCGTGACTCAGCGCGAGGATCGCGCAATTGCCATTGCCCGTCGGCACGCTGCTGCAACCTTTGCCAGCGATCATAGGCGCGCAAGGCGTAGCCCCCGGTGGCACAGAAATCCAGACAGGCGTCAAACTCGGGTCGCGTCAACTGTGCATAAGGTCCGGCGGATGTCATCTCGGCATACAGATCATCGGCGTCAAAGGGCCCGGCACAGGCCGCAATCAGAATGTGCTGGCACAACACATCGCGGGGGCCGGGGCCTCGGGGTTCCCCGTCCAGGTCATGGGCTTTGGCGGCCTCGAGCGCAGCGACGCATTCGACAACTTCAAACCGGTTGGCAGGAACCAGCAGCGCCTTGGAAGGCGCGTTATAGCGGTGGTTGGCCCGACCAATCCTTTGCACCAGCCGTTTGACGTTCTTGGGCGCACCGATCTGAATCACCAGATCGACATCGCCCCAATCAATGCCCAGATCGAGGCTGCCGGTGCAGACGATGGCGCGCAATTCGCCACGCACCATCGCGGCTTCGACCCGCTCGCGCTGCTGTCGGTCAAGACTGCCATGATGGATGCCGATGGGCAGGCCGTCGTCATTCGCCAGCCACAGGTTATGAAAATAGATCTCGGCCTGCGCGCGGGTGTTGTGAAAGATCAGCGTGGTCTTGTGCCGCCGAATCTGGTCCAGCACAGCCGGAATGGAATAGGCCGCGCCTCCGCCGGACCATGGCGGCATTTCGGTTGTTTCCAGCATCTGGATGTCCGGGTCCGGGCCGGGGTCGGCCTGCACGATCCGGCAGGGGTCCGGGTGGCGCGCCAGAAAGCGGGCAATCGCCGTGGGGTCTTCGACCGTGGCCGACAGGCCGACGCGACGCAGATCCGGGTTGAGACGCTGAAGACGCGCCAAGGCCAGCATCAGTTGATCACCGCGCTTGCTTTCCGCCAGTGCGTGGATTTCGTCGACGATGATCCGCTGCACCCCATCGAACATGCGCGGGGCATCCTCGTACGAGGTCAGCAGTGCCAGACTTTCCGGTGTGGTCAGCAGGATATGGGGTGGGTCGGCCCTTTGGCGTTTTCTCTGCGTGGCCGAGGTGTCACCGGTGCGATCCTCGATCCGAATGGGCAGGCCGATCTCGTCCACCGGGGTGCGCAGGTTACGTTTGATATCCGCCGCCAGCGCCTTGAGCGGCGAGACATAGAGTGTATGCAAACCGTTGTGGCCTCCATCGGCCAGCTCGGACAGGGAAGGCAGAAAACCGGCCATGGTCTTGCCGCCACCGGTCGGGGCGATCAGCAGGGTTGCCGGGTCCTTCGCCCGATCGAACATCTCTTGCTGATGTGGGTGGATGGACCAGCCTTTGGTGGAAAACCACGTATCAATCCGAGCGGGAATCTGCGTCATGGTCACAGATTACCCGCCCGAAGGAGGGATTGGCACGGCGTTATTTGACGATTTTCTCGTCTTTTACGAACATGTTGGCCCAGGCGCGGTCAATCAGGTCAGGGTTCATCTGATAAGGAATGCCCTCGAACTCGCAGATCGAGATCATCTGATCGATCAGGAAGATCGGTTGGTAGTTGGCATAGATATTGTTGATGGTCGGGTATTTGACCTTCAACAGGTGCACC contains:
- the pal gene encoding peptidoglycan-associated lipoprotein Pal, producing MNVLSKVLALGALSVIAACTNNDPSALGGAGGTGAIVPGSPSDPRSPAYFQQTVGDRVLFAVDQSTLTPQAQTVLQGQADWLLANPDFVATIEGHADEQGTREYNLALGARRANAAREYLISRGVAGNRLKTVSYGKERPIEICSTEECYSKNRRAVTVLTGSTLG
- the ybgF gene encoding tol-pal system protein YbgF, encoding MRMAGWVLAAVMATAGVAQAQDQQTLADIRQELTVLHVEIQRLKREFSTTGSPAPNLSGSSILERVDAIEAELQRLTRQTEQLNQRVQNIVSDGTNRIGDLEFRLCELEANCEISGEPTSTLGGEDADVGTAVITPATPSQTDQSELAVGERADFDAASQALADGDYQTAADLFAQFDANYPGSPLAPEANLKRGHALEGLGDTREAARAFLASFTGDSEGAFAPEALFELGAALGRLGQTDQACITLNEVGVRFPSAPAFAAATQEMSALGCS
- the tilS gene encoding tRNA lysidine(34) synthetase TilS, coding for MFLKRHGENLLAELRARLPERLPRKLGVAVSGGGDSVALMHFLHQVAQNEEITLFVATVDHGLRPGAAQEAVTVSRQAAALGLPHDILHWAGWDGAGNVQDEARKARYSLLAGWAQQRGIEAIALGHTADDQAETLLMRLGRSSGVTGLSGMSASRQREGVTLLRPMLGITRKDLRTYLSGIGATWVEDPSNQDPRFDRIKAREAVSGLKPLGIDALSLSRVADNLAQAHAALGVFAQESARKVAQVEQGDVRVDRAGFTALPKEIRRRVLVGCIAWIAGQGYPPRQAAVEQAMKAITDGRAGSLSGCLLVPEGMSVWICREFKAVEARVSAPDEAWDGKWVLAGPEISGAKIRALGEEGLRQVPEWRETGRPRLALSATPAVWKGGAVLAAPLAGFANGWRADMTPEWPEFHASFLSH
- the ftsH gene encoding ATP-dependent zinc metalloprotease FtsH produces the protein MGNARNIAFWVVLFLLILALFNLFSGPGGTLQSNERTYSDFVGAVQSGEVKNVTLDGEQIRYTTESGATYVTIKPGDAEVTKLLIDENIPVQAVKQQQSGFQSFLITLLPFLLLIGVWVYFMNRMQGGGKGGAMGFGKSKAKMLTEKHGRVTFDDVAGIDEAKEELEEIVEFLRNPQKFSRLGGKIPKGALLVGPPGTGKTLLARAIAGEAGVPFFTISGSDFVEMFVGVGASRVRDMFEQAKKNAPCIVFIDEIDAVGRHRGAGYGGGNDEREQTLNQLLVEMDGFEANEGVIILAATNRKDVLDPALLRPGRFDRQVTVGNPDIKGREKILGVHARKTPLGPDVDLRIIARGTPGFSGADLANLVNEAALMAARVGRRFVTMEDFENAKDKVMMGAERRSMVLTQDQKEKTAYHEAGHAVVGLTLPLCDPVYKATIIPRGGALGMVVSLPEMDRLNYHRDECEQKLAMTMAGKAAEVIKYGEDHVSNGPAGDIMQASQLARAMVMRWGMSDKVGNIDYAEAHEGYQGNTAGFSVSAHTKELIEEEVKRLIQQGYERAHQILTERHEEWERLAQGLLEYETLTGDEIKRVMNGESPSEDDEGDKPDEGSAPSVTAIPKTKAKKSPPDGGMEPEPSA
- a CDS encoding MOSC domain-containing protein, giving the protein MPFLRETEFAAETVWLGLVPAGTSLRAKAVDTLDLGFDGVKGERHEGLNRASCVRVSNLYPKGTEISNVRQLSVLSEEELQQIARDMGLDQLDPSYLGASIVLRGIPDFSHIPPSSRLQAKSGMTITVDMENAPCVLPGREIEADQPGHGAAFKPAAAGRRGITGWVERPGRIQLGDRLKLFVPDQPAWACENGLVSD
- a CDS encoding formate--tetrahydrofolate ligase, which codes for MSYKSDIEIAREANKKPIQEIGAKIGIDSADLLPYGHDKAKVSQNFINSVQDREDGKLILVTAINPTPAGEGKTTTTVGLGDGLNRIGKNAMICIREASLGPNFGMKGGAAGGGYAQVVPMEEMNLHFTGDFHAITSAHSLLSAMIDNHIYWGNEQEIDTRRVAWRRVVDMNDRALRQITASLGGVSNGFPREAGFDITVASEVMAILCLANDLKDLEKRLGDIIVAYRRDKTPVYCRDIKAEGAMTVLLKDAMQPNLVQTLENNPAFVHGGPFANIAHGCNSVIATKTALKVADYVVTEAGFGADLGAEKFMNIKCRKAGIAPSAVVLVATVRAMKMNGGVAKADLGAENVEAVKSGCANLGRHIENVKSFGVPVVVAINHFVTDTDAEVQAVKDYCSEHGVEAVLSRHWELGSEGSAPLAEKVVEIVEGGTANFAPIYPDEMPLFEKIETIAKRIYRADEVLADNKIRNQLREWEEAGYGNLPVCMAKTQYSFSTDPSLRGAPTGHSVPVREVRLSAGAGFIVVVCGEIMTMPGLPRKPAAETICLNDAGEIEGLF
- a CDS encoding chorismate mutase; its protein translation is MPTLTPPQNCNTMQDLRAEIDKLDRQLIEMLVTRASYIDRASQLKPGEGLPARIPERVEEVVQRVRASSDALGMDPDLAEKLWRILIDWSIAREERVIGTD
- the folD gene encoding bifunctional methylenetetrahydrofolate dehydrogenase/methenyltetrahydrofolate cyclohydrolase FolD, yielding MVAQVIDGKAFAAKVRAQVADQVAKLKEENGITPGLAVVLVGEDPASQVYVRSKGKMTVEVGMNSYEHKLDADTSEEDLLALIDKLNNDPAVHGILVQLPLPKHLNEDLVINSIDPAKDVDGFHISNVGLLGTGQKSMVPCTPLGCLMMLRDHHGSLSGMDAVVIGRSNIVGKPMAQLLLGDSCTVTIAHSRTKDLPDVVRRADIVVAAVGRPEMVPGDWIKEGATVIDVGINRIERDGKNKLVGDVDYASASQRAGAITPVPGGVGPMTIACLLANTLTACCRANALPEPEGLTA
- a CDS encoding LytTR family DNA-binding domain-containing protein produces the protein MTSKIKVVRNACTPQRVTAGVVFLPLLAYAFPPFLVADLTFGLRLLFWTGVMVLALTVTGLARKLMQKNPVLLNVPARDLAFAALILVLFTPSLWMLAWVLFTCGGHMAPGAQTVAVYGVLFATGLVLVQRNDLNPLMASTPEIEKPRLIRRLPPDFDGQIHRLTVRDHNVDVVTSEGTFTIRSRFTDAIAEMEPVPGHCSHRSHWVVDASIVRVEKTAGKTFLRLANGDLVPVSRKYKPKLEEDGLI